A window of Solanum stenotomum isolate F172 chromosome 9, ASM1918654v1, whole genome shotgun sequence genomic DNA:
CAACTATGAGCATCAATATTCAATCCTAAgactaaaagatgaaaaattaaCTAGCACCCAAAAATTTGTTCCTCCTGGATACAATAAATAGCACAACTATCAAAATTTGTTCAACTGATTCCATAACCTACATCAGTATTAAACTAAATCACACGGTAAAAGATGACTGGCAGCTGAGCTCGTCAATGTAAATTTAACTATCAAATGGGGTAAATAAAGTGTACAAGCCGATAATCCAATATAGGGGTCTGTCCGCGACCCACTATTAAAATTGATCATACACCTCTGGAGATGTAGctatggataaaaaaaattactgttCAACGGGGTCCTGTCCACAACCCATTATTAACCAGAGGAGTAAGAGGAGAGATACTTTAAATCAAATGGAAGAAGCAGTTAACGGATACACTACATTGTGCATTAAGGGGTCAAAATTTAAGAGATCTGAATGACAAATAATTGGCAGGATAGATGCATTGCATTAAGTTGTTGAATTTATGGTCCAAACAATAGGCCCTCAAAGAACAATTCAATAGTTGAAGTTCTACATTAACCAACAACGGATCAGAGGTTAATACCTGGATGCTGGAAGTGGCACAGAGTTTCCAACTACATGTGTTGGTCCCATATTACCTACCTAgtttagaagaaaaataaacagCTTTGAGTAGAGAAACTTACAGACAACTTCAATGCAAAATCAGATATCCATGtgttttttttctgtttatctTTGATAAATAATACTCGTGTCCTACCTGCATATATTTCTCCAGCTCAGTCTTACCAGCTGCTGGCATTATCACTCCAGGGAACTGATAGCCTAAATTTGGCCAATTCTGATTTACCATATTGATTCCATTAGTGCTTTGTTGTGCATTTACAGGAAGTCTTACAGCACCACCTGCAGCAGCAGCAGCCATCAGTAAAGACTGTTGTTGCGCCAGCATAGcaagttgttgttgatgcatAGCAAACGGTGACACTATATTGGACTGTAAACGACAACATCAATTGttagataaaagaaaaagatagaCATGACCAAAAATCCAAATTCTTGTCGTGTTGCACCTTGTCAAAAAGGCTCATTATATCGTTTTTAGCATCTTTCTGTGGCTTCTGTGATGAGGCAGAAGGCACAATTGATGGTAAATCCTtgaataaatcatcaattccaGAAGCAGCAGCAGATTGAGACTTCTTCTGATCATCAGAGTTTGTAACCCCAGTATTTTCTGCTTTTGTTGCTTCTTGAGCAGCTGCAAAGGCACAACTTACTTTATAAGAGAAAATGAGCAACAATAGGTAATATGATAACTTCAATTTAAATCCCAATTGATTCCCAACTAGAGTATTTGACTTTATCATAGCTTTATATGCCATAAAATACAAACTTCtaatcttattattattacttcatatatttaacttttttcacatttatatatatttggtatGATGATGACATGAGTTGAACTGAGGATTCATATACAATCCCAACTTTTTTGAAACCGCGGTGTAGTTGTTATTGTTGATTCTCAAACTACCTGTGTGCCCTCTCTcagaaaaagaagtaaaacacTTGGAAAAAGACAAGTACACCCTCTAAATGTTAAAAACtggaagagaaagaaaaacGTTTCAAACAAAACGGTGACTTGACATACACTGGAAGCCTGCCCAAGAGTTATCATCCGTAGAAGCTGCTTCTGAGCCATTGTCAGTTGGACAATCCATAGAAAGCATGTCAAATAGATCAGTAGCATAATCAACTTTAGGAGGATTGGTAGCTTCCGCAACCTGCTTAGCAGATTCAGTGACTGCAACTGGCTCTGCTTTCTGACTTGTCTGGTTAGCGACCTGACCTGAAGTTACCTGCAAGTAGTCAAAACTATAAGAGTCTATTCTAATCCAGAAAGTATCCAAACTAACTCAGAAGAAACAGCAGCTAACAGCAGTTAGTAGCAGTTATACAGAAGGACCAACAGGGGGCCATGAATACACCACATACATAAAAACTAAGATGCCAAGTATGTAATGGCTAAAAAACAGTACGAACAAGAGCTGCTTAATTCAACAATCTGAGTAAAGAATCAATAGTCAATACCGATACACTTACAGTGCAACAATAACCCAAGAGCTAATGGCCCAATCAGCTCACATACATAGGCAAGTCGGGTAGATAACCAGCAAATGAATAAGATTTCATTCAAAATAGAACATTGAAACACTAATACTACACCTGGAAGGGAAAGTAGTGTGGATAAAAACAGTTTGACGAATAAGTTCAACATACATGATCTGGTCCTTTAGGAGGCACTGGTATACTGACTCTAGCAGCGGGTACATCTTGCTTCATTTTCGACGCTTGAATATTTTTCCTCTCGTCAGATGCACCGCCCGAGCTAGTTGCATGTACACGCCCACTTCTATCATTGCTTTGTTGCCATTGCACCGAAGCCCTTTCTTCTTGAACCCTGGAAGGTGATTTTTGAATCCCATCCTTAGGGACCCACCTCTTCTCTTCATATCTTATCAAAACACAGGAAATGTCTTGGATAAGCATCAAATACTAGATTGAGTGAAAGAAGACTGCATAAAGGTGGTAATTGTTAGGAGAGAATTAGTAAGCACATACTTTGCTCGGATGAAATTCTCAATACCAACTCTATCATAATTTGGAGGCAGCTCTGCTTCCCAAAAACTATTTGACCTCTCATTTCCCATTGCTATATCAAcccaaaagagaaaaagaaaggttATAAATAATTATCTATCAAATCAAAATCGAAACAGTGATAAGTATCAGAAACAGAAATCTTACAATGGATAAATGCAACTTGTTCAGGAAGCCATGTGTCTAGTGTAGCTGATCTGACCTGCAATTTCAAAGAATCAgagaacaaaacaaaaaaaattgaacaattaacaATCGCTCAAGAGTACAATGAGTCATTCTTCTAAAATGTAGATATTTCTATTGAATATGTAAAAGATGTGAGATTATATCCCTTATACAAGTGacattaaaaatagttaaagaACCTACAAAAAATATAGCGTCCTATAAAAGACATCCGATCTTCTATGGAAATAAGATCATCATGAGTTCAACTAAAAATGAGAGGCTATTCAATAGATATACAAAAGTAGACTCAAACTACAATGAGCCAGTGAACTACAACCATCTAaaaatagaagggaaaaaagCTATCCAAGGTTGAAGGATGATGAGAGAAATCTTGTCACATGTCCAAGTCAGGAGATACTTCACAACCACACAGTGACAGGAAGTGCACCAGGATTATAATGACCATGGATTGGCCTAATAAATTGCTAGCAGTTGTCAGCAaatcccccctccccccctcctCCCCCCGATGAAAACAGCAAAAAAGTTTCGCAGACTTTCTTCATTTTAACGATAGTGGGTAATAGTTAAATGACTCCATTCGGTCGACATGTGTGCATAACAGTAAGATGTTAGAAATTATTCCTGTATCAT
This region includes:
- the LOC125876133 gene encoding ADP-ribosylation factor GTPase-activating protein AGD5, producing MNEKANVTKELNAKHRKILEGLLKLPENRECADCKAKGPRWASVNLGIFICMQCSGIHRSLGVHISKVRSATLDTWLPEQVAFIHSMGNERSNSFWEAELPPNYDRVGIENFIRAKYEEKRWVPKDGIQKSPSRVQEERASVQWQQSNDRSGRVHATSSGGASDERKNIQASKMKQDVPAARVSIPVPPKGPDHVTSGQVANQTSQKAEPVAVTESAKQVAEATNPPKVDYATDLFDMLSMDCPTDNGSEAASTDDNSWAGFQSAQEATKAENTGVTNSDDQKKSQSAAASGIDDLFKDLPSIVPSASSQKPQKDAKNDIMSLFDKSNIVSPFAMHQQQLAMLAQQQSLLMAAAAAGGAVRLPVNAQQSTNGINMVNQNWPNLGYQFPGVIMPAAGKTELEKYMQVGNMGPTHVVGNSVPLPASSFYSMGQNTSTNGIVPPGPSKQAATSISSSSTQSTKEFDFSSLTQGMFTKR